In Actinoplanes sp. NBC_00393, a single genomic region encodes these proteins:
- a CDS encoding aminotransferase class III-fold pyridoxal phosphate-dependent enzyme, whose translation MKHLMSRRHVVDMCRTMLERGYLKATEGNVSVRIPGHQLYAVTPSNYDYDKMRAEDVCIVDFNGKHVPDEGGAGGLVPSIECGMHANIYRERPDVNSIVHTHQPYASALAFLRKPIPALTDEQVRFLGKEVAIIDYAPSGTSFLAKNVQKKVASGDNAFIIANHGVVALGTDPDRAVFNMALLEKVSIAYLMALTSEAGKVYKIPVTIREIAFSKLRKDEKRIAAQITEAVEPIRVADEEELPSVADVPEVPEKPEDLGYSITEYLDVDDTMRRLKALVDQPLRGLRHDALLDVLNYFETKCTASKEITERAKKRIPGGVQHNLAFNYPFPLAVDKAHGAHLTDRDGNVYIDFLQAGGPTILGSNYGPVNERVAEVIKESGPVTGLFHEYELKLAEIINRYMPHIEMYRSLGSGTEAVMAAVRAARAHTGKKMVIKVGGAYHGWSDTMVYGLRVPGSFRMNAKGIPFGATGRTREAFPHDLGTLRRKLIENRVRGGTAAVVVEPLGPESGTRPVPHDFNANVRKLCDEFGAMLIFDEVVTGFRTGLGGAAGYFGVTPDLTVFGKAVSGGYPMAGGVGGKAEVMSVFGSGLDGKSGAHIQVGGTLSANPLSCAAGYFAIQEMARTNAPVIAGRAGDRLTRGLQKLIDKYGLPYVAYNQGSIVHLECSGVMLLDMRNPIKLLKENKGRKRLMEQMGAAYAAHGIITLAGSRMYTSMADTDEVIDDALSRFDQVFAQVEGV comes from the coding sequence GTGAAACACCTCATGTCCCGCCGGCACGTGGTCGACATGTGTCGCACCATGCTGGAACGCGGATACCTGAAGGCCACCGAGGGCAACGTCTCGGTCCGGATCCCGGGCCACCAGCTGTACGCGGTCACGCCGAGCAACTACGACTACGACAAGATGCGGGCCGAGGACGTCTGCATCGTCGACTTCAACGGCAAGCACGTTCCGGACGAGGGCGGCGCGGGCGGGCTGGTTCCGTCGATCGAGTGCGGGATGCACGCGAACATCTACCGCGAACGGCCCGACGTCAACTCGATCGTGCACACCCATCAGCCGTACGCATCCGCGCTCGCTTTTCTGCGCAAGCCGATCCCGGCGCTCACCGATGAGCAGGTGCGCTTCCTCGGCAAAGAGGTGGCGATCATCGATTACGCGCCGTCGGGGACGTCGTTCCTGGCGAAGAACGTGCAGAAGAAGGTGGCGAGCGGGGACAACGCGTTCATCATCGCCAACCACGGGGTGGTGGCGCTGGGCACCGATCCGGACCGGGCGGTGTTCAACATGGCGCTGCTGGAGAAGGTGTCGATCGCCTATCTGATGGCGCTGACCAGCGAGGCCGGCAAGGTCTACAAGATTCCGGTGACGATCCGGGAGATCGCGTTCAGCAAGCTGCGCAAGGACGAGAAGCGGATCGCCGCGCAGATCACCGAGGCGGTCGAGCCGATCCGGGTGGCCGACGAGGAGGAGCTGCCGAGCGTCGCGGACGTGCCGGAGGTCCCGGAGAAGCCGGAAGACCTCGGCTACTCGATCACCGAGTACCTCGACGTCGACGACACCATGCGCCGCCTCAAGGCTCTGGTCGACCAGCCACTGCGCGGCCTGCGGCACGACGCCCTGCTCGACGTCCTCAACTACTTCGAGACCAAGTGCACCGCCTCCAAGGAGATCACCGAGCGCGCCAAGAAGCGCATCCCCGGCGGCGTCCAGCACAACCTGGCCTTCAACTACCCGTTCCCGCTGGCCGTCGACAAGGCGCACGGCGCGCACCTCACCGACCGCGACGGCAACGTCTACATCGACTTCCTGCAGGCCGGCGGCCCGACCATCCTGGGCAGCAACTACGGCCCGGTCAACGAGCGGGTCGCCGAGGTGATCAAGGAATCCGGCCCGGTCACCGGCCTGTTCCACGAGTACGAGCTGAAGCTCGCCGAGATCATCAACCGCTACATGCCGCACATCGAGATGTACCGGTCGCTCGGCTCCGGCACCGAGGCCGTGATGGCCGCGGTGCGCGCGGCGCGCGCCCACACCGGCAAGAAGATGGTGATCAAGGTCGGCGGCGCCTATCACGGCTGGTCCGACACCATGGTGTACGGCCTGCGCGTGCCCGGCAGTTTCCGGATGAACGCCAAGGGCATCCCGTTCGGCGCGACCGGCCGGACCCGGGAGGCCTTCCCGCACGACCTGGGCACGCTGCGGCGCAAGTTGATCGAGAACCGGGTACGCGGTGGCACCGCCGCCGTCGTCGTCGAGCCGCTCGGCCCGGAGTCCGGCACCCGCCCGGTTCCGCACGACTTCAACGCGAACGTTCGCAAGCTGTGCGACGAGTTCGGCGCCATGCTGATCTTCGACGAGGTGGTGACCGGCTTCCGGACCGGTCTCGGCGGCGCGGCCGGCTACTTCGGCGTCACCCCCGACCTGACCGTTTTCGGTAAGGCGGTCTCGGGTGGTTACCCGATGGCCGGCGGGGTCGGCGGCAAGGCCGAGGTGATGAGCGTCTTCGGCTCCGGCCTGGACGGCAAGAGCGGCGCGCACATCCAGGTCGGCGGCACGCTGTCGGCGAACCCGCTGTCCTGCGCGGCCGGGTACTTCGCGATCCAGGAGATGGCCCGCACCAACGCGCCGGTGATCGCCGGCCGGGCCGGGGACCGGCTCACCCGCGGCCTGCAGAAGCTGATCGACAAGTACGGGCTGCCGTACGTCGCCTACAACCAGGGCTCGATCGTGCACCTGGAGTGCAGCGGCGTGATGCTGCTCGACATGCGCAACCCGATCAAGCTGCTCAAGGAGAACAAGGGCCGCAAGCGGCTGATGGAGCAGATGGGCGCGGCGTACGCGGCGCACGGCATCATCACCCTCGCCGGCTCCCGGATGTACACCTCGATGGCCGACACCGACGAGGTCATCGACGACGCTCTGTCCCGGTTCGACCAGGTCTTCGCGCAGGTCGAGGGAGTCTGA
- a CDS encoding PucR family transcriptional regulator, producing the protein MDTPWQRLPSDLAAAMRPRLPDAVQAIVAGTAPAFAASGSLGAASAGKFERDVHTAVRVALERFADLAGTGEPALPPRIREVFVALGAGEARENRGPELLLGALRTAARMLLRTASQSLAEVRPVTVDELIDLADATSAYVDELAAACTDGLARQLREQAGEGDRRRRRVADLLLRGGAPPEVLREAAGGIGWPAPDTVVPVLLPPDQARDARFRFGADGVVAERGRDAVLLLRAGPRAERAALTEALQGRDAVVGPALGWAEVPEAVRLAESTRELAGTGAEPVFTDDHFAALALRGEQGALAVLSARRLAPLAALRTGQREQLMVTLESWLRHWGSRTAVAAEMFVHPQTVSYRLNRLRDLLGADLDDPTARFELLLVLAYREKALAIVDGTE; encoded by the coding sequence ATGGACACTCCCTGGCAGCGTCTGCCCTCCGACCTCGCGGCCGCTATGCGTCCCCGGTTGCCGGACGCCGTGCAGGCGATCGTCGCGGGCACGGCTCCGGCCTTCGCCGCGTCCGGCTCGCTCGGCGCGGCTTCCGCCGGCAAGTTCGAACGCGACGTGCACACCGCGGTCCGGGTCGCCCTCGAACGCTTCGCCGACCTGGCCGGCACCGGCGAACCGGCGCTGCCACCACGGATCCGCGAGGTGTTCGTGGCGCTCGGCGCCGGCGAGGCCCGCGAGAACCGGGGACCCGAACTGCTGCTCGGAGCCCTGCGCACGGCGGCCCGGATGCTGCTGCGGACCGCTTCCCAGTCGCTCGCCGAGGTACGCCCGGTCACCGTCGACGAGCTCATCGACCTGGCCGACGCGACCAGCGCGTACGTCGACGAGCTCGCCGCGGCCTGCACCGACGGCCTGGCCCGCCAGCTGCGCGAACAGGCCGGCGAGGGGGACCGGCGCCGGCGCCGGGTGGCCGACCTGCTGCTGCGCGGCGGCGCACCGCCCGAGGTGCTGCGCGAGGCGGCCGGCGGCATCGGCTGGCCGGCCCCGGACACCGTGGTGCCGGTCCTGTTGCCGCCCGACCAGGCGCGCGACGCCCGGTTCCGGTTCGGCGCCGACGGGGTGGTCGCCGAACGCGGCCGGGACGCCGTTCTGCTGCTGCGCGCCGGTCCCCGGGCCGAACGCGCCGCCCTCACCGAAGCTCTGCAGGGCCGGGACGCGGTGGTCGGCCCGGCGCTGGGCTGGGCCGAGGTGCCCGAAGCGGTCCGGCTCGCCGAGAGCACCCGGGAACTGGCCGGGACCGGCGCCGAACCGGTGTTCACCGACGACCACTTCGCGGCGCTGGCCCTGCGCGGTGAACAGGGAGCGCTCGCGGTGCTCTCGGCTCGCCGGCTGGCGCCGCTCGCTGCGCTGCGCACCGGCCAGCGCGAGCAGTTGATGGTCACGCTGGAGAGCTGGTTGCGGCATTGGGGATCGCGTACGGCGGTCGCAGCCGAAATGTTCGTGCACCCGCAGACCGTCAGCTACCGCCTGAACCGGCTCCGGGACCTCCTCGGCGCCGACCTGGACGACCCGACGGCCCGGTTCGAATTGCTGCTGGTCCTCGCGTACCGGGAAAAAGCGTTGGCGATCGTCGATGGGACGGAGTAA
- a CDS encoding FAD-dependent monooxygenase produces MSEETVLVVGGGIAGLALARALRARDLPVEVAERSAGGTGGLAINLPGNAVAAFAALGLGDRLARFGRPIARREYRSARGKLLFAVDEDEFWGAEARPRCVRRSDLLTLLSDGLDVKVRQPVEVASLDGLEVTFSGGERETYGFVAGADGVRSTVRAALFGATSVSASLLSAASWRFMAPNPGVDCWTVWSGAGGAALLIPVDDTEVYVYASAVRGGPVDADPSWLHTTFGGYPAPVRAVLDSVRDRPDALLHSPIEEIRLPSWSSGRRVLIGDAAHATAPVWAQGAALAIEDALVLADLLAEGDWDTVGARFEQHRRPRVTHVQAATDRFARAAGLPIWLRDRLLTIIGTRTYEETYAPLRDPAWRTEAW; encoded by the coding sequence ATGAGCGAGGAAACCGTACTCGTCGTCGGCGGTGGCATCGCCGGCCTCGCGCTGGCCCGTGCCCTGCGCGCCCGCGACCTGCCGGTCGAGGTGGCCGAGCGGAGCGCCGGCGGCACCGGCGGGCTGGCGATCAACCTGCCGGGCAACGCGGTGGCGGCGTTCGCGGCGCTCGGTCTCGGCGACCGGCTGGCACGTTTCGGGCGGCCGATCGCGCGGCGCGAGTACCGGTCGGCGCGGGGGAAGCTGCTGTTCGCGGTGGACGAGGACGAGTTCTGGGGTGCGGAGGCGCGGCCGAGGTGCGTACGCCGCTCCGATCTTCTGACCTTGCTCTCCGACGGCCTGGACGTGAAGGTGCGGCAGCCGGTCGAGGTCGCCTCGCTGGACGGCCTCGAGGTCACGTTCAGTGGCGGCGAGCGGGAGACTTACGGATTCGTGGCCGGCGCGGACGGCGTACGCTCGACCGTCCGTGCCGCCCTCTTCGGCGCCACCTCGGTGAGCGCGTCGCTGCTCAGCGCCGCAAGCTGGCGCTTCATGGCGCCCAACCCGGGCGTGGACTGCTGGACCGTCTGGTCCGGCGCCGGCGGCGCCGCCCTCCTCATCCCGGTCGACGACACCGAGGTGTACGTCTACGCGTCCGCCGTCCGCGGCGGCCCGGTCGACGCCGACCCGTCCTGGCTGCACACCACCTTCGGCGGCTACCCGGCGCCGGTGCGCGCGGTGCTGGACAGCGTCCGCGACCGTCCGGACGCGCTGCTGCACTCGCCGATCGAGGAGATCCGCCTGCCGTCCTGGTCATCCGGCCGCCGCGTGCTGATCGGCGACGCCGCCCACGCCACCGCCCCGGTGTGGGCCCAGGGCGCCGCCCTCGCCATCGAGGACGCGCTGGTCCTGGCCGACCTGCTCGCCGAGGGCGACTGGGACACGGTCGGTGCCCGCTTCGAGCAGCACCGCCGCCCCCGGGTCACCCATGTGCAGGCCGCCACGGACCGCTTCGCCCGGGCCGCCGGCCTGCCCATCTGGCTGCGCGACCGCCTACTCACGATCATCGGGACGCGCACCTACGAGGAGACGTACGCCCCTCTCCGCGACCCAGCCTGGCGCACCGAGGCCTGGTAG
- a CDS encoding YybH family protein, with protein MAEQDVEHLLTLVSDAAGAFINGDMRRYAELIRHTDDYTLMPPFGGDPVRGFDDSVESLAATARWFTGGEARVELVESYISGDLAVLVVLEHNRGVVGGRPAQDWPLRVTLVFRREDGEWRLAHRQADILLHRTDPDLAAALARGTPPPM; from the coding sequence ATGGCCGAACAGGACGTAGAGCATCTTCTGACGCTTGTCTCGGACGCGGCTGGTGCGTTCATCAACGGGGACATGCGCCGGTACGCCGAGCTGATCAGGCACACCGACGACTACACGCTGATGCCGCCGTTCGGTGGGGATCCGGTACGCGGATTCGACGACTCGGTCGAGTCCCTGGCAGCCACGGCTCGGTGGTTCACCGGGGGTGAGGCGAGGGTTGAGCTGGTCGAGTCGTACATCTCGGGTGATCTTGCTGTTCTTGTCGTGCTGGAGCACAACCGTGGCGTCGTCGGTGGCCGGCCTGCTCAGGACTGGCCGTTGCGGGTCACCCTGGTGTTCCGGCGCGAGGACGGTGAGTGGCGGCTGGCCCACCGGCAGGCCGACATCCTGCTGCACCGGACCGACCCCGACCTGGCTGCTGCCCTGGCTCGCGGCACTCCCCCGCCGATGTGA
- a CDS encoding DUF1905 domain-containing protein has product MIVEFEAELWIWDARKDESWTFVSLPVEDSEEIRDLVGGRARGFGSVRVRATIGGSTWTTSIFPDSGRGAYVLPVKRAIRNAEKVSAGDTTPVTIELVDL; this is encoded by the coding sequence GTGATTGTCGAGTTCGAGGCCGAGCTGTGGATCTGGGATGCCCGCAAGGACGAAAGCTGGACCTTCGTGAGCCTGCCAGTCGAGGACTCCGAGGAGATCCGCGACTTGGTCGGCGGCCGGGCGCGCGGCTTCGGCTCAGTGCGCGTGCGAGCCACGATCGGCGGCAGCACGTGGACCACATCGATCTTCCCGGACAGCGGAAGGGGCGCCTACGTGCTCCCGGTAAAACGAGCCATCCGCAACGCAGAGAAGGTGTCCGCCGGCGACACCACGCCGGTGACCATCGAGTTGGTAGACCTATAG
- a CDS encoding TetR/AcrR family transcriptional regulator yields the protein MKTRDLIVTTAERLFALHGVAAVSNRQISEAAGQGNNSVIAYHFGSRADLMRAIVRPHNLDIEQRRLDLIAAGTLPDTLAGWAACLVRPITGHFAGLGPHSWYARFAAQVITDPVLREVITEEALSTPSTQLTLQEITLRTPALPPVVQRQRTDMTRLLVVHMCAELERALHDGTAEVGWPETADALIDALTGLWTAPVTTPR from the coding sequence ATGAAAACCCGGGACCTGATCGTCACCACTGCGGAGCGGCTGTTCGCGCTGCACGGGGTCGCCGCGGTCTCGAACCGGCAGATCAGCGAGGCGGCGGGCCAGGGGAACAACTCAGTCATCGCCTACCATTTCGGCAGCCGGGCGGATCTGATGCGCGCCATCGTGCGGCCGCACAACCTCGACATCGAACAACGCCGGCTCGACCTGATCGCCGCCGGCACCTTGCCGGACACCCTGGCCGGCTGGGCCGCCTGCCTGGTCCGGCCGATCACCGGCCACTTCGCCGGTCTCGGGCCCCACAGCTGGTACGCCCGGTTCGCCGCCCAGGTGATCACCGACCCGGTGCTGCGGGAGGTGATCACGGAGGAGGCGCTCTCCACGCCGTCCACACAGCTCACGCTGCAGGAGATCACCCTGCGCACGCCGGCGTTGCCGCCGGTGGTGCAGCGCCAGCGCACCGACATGACCCGGCTCTTGGTCGTCCACATGTGCGCCGAGCTGGAGCGCGCCCTCCATGACGGCACCGCCGAGGTCGGCTGGCCGGAGACAGCTGACGCACTGATCGACGCCTTGACCGGCTTGTGGACGGCGCCGGTCACCACTCCCCGCTGA
- a CDS encoding cytochrome P450, giving the protein MTIDLPEYPFPQPTALEPPAEWAELRAKCPVAEVRLASGDQALVLTRYQDVRQVLSDPRFSRLLNADDAARVTANESGGVFGSEQAERTPVGEGHQRWRRLVGRYFTAKRMAAMQPRIQAMAEQLLDEMVAGGAPADLVSAYGFPLPVWVICDLLGVPDSDRVKFAYWSDHMLSLTRYRQDEINAAQLEFGEYIWAHIDAKRAEPGDDLISDLIVVADAEDGQLSQMELIGTAQGLLVAGHETTANMIGKMTAMLLADRDRWEQLLAEPALVRSAVEEALRFDANPGFGMPRYLTEEIEVSGTKLPPGTTVISSMAAANRDEEAFDNAGDMDLRRTPNPHLAFGAGPHSCIGQALARTELQTALNVLLNRLPGLRLDGSPEELPRREGLIIGGLERLMVRW; this is encoded by the coding sequence ATGACCATCGATCTTCCCGAGTACCCTTTCCCGCAACCGACCGCCCTGGAACCTCCCGCCGAGTGGGCCGAGCTACGTGCGAAATGCCCGGTCGCCGAGGTGCGGCTGGCCAGCGGCGACCAGGCTCTGGTGCTGACCCGCTATCAGGACGTGCGGCAGGTGCTGAGCGATCCCCGGTTCAGCCGACTGTTGAACGCTGACGACGCCGCCCGGGTCACCGCGAACGAGTCCGGCGGCGTCTTCGGCTCCGAGCAGGCCGAGCGGACGCCGGTCGGCGAGGGGCATCAGCGCTGGCGGCGGCTGGTGGGGCGGTATTTCACCGCGAAACGGATGGCCGCCATGCAACCGCGGATCCAGGCGATGGCCGAACAGTTGCTGGACGAGATGGTCGCTGGGGGCGCCCCGGCCGACCTCGTCTCGGCGTACGGATTCCCCTTGCCTGTCTGGGTGATCTGTGACCTGCTCGGCGTGCCGGACAGTGACCGGGTGAAGTTCGCCTACTGGTCGGACCACATGCTCAGCCTGACCCGGTACCGGCAGGACGAGATCAACGCCGCGCAGCTGGAGTTCGGGGAGTACATCTGGGCGCACATCGACGCCAAGCGTGCCGAGCCCGGTGACGACCTGATCAGCGACCTGATCGTGGTGGCCGACGCGGAGGACGGCCAGCTCTCCCAGATGGAGCTGATCGGCACCGCGCAGGGCCTGCTGGTCGCCGGGCACGAGACCACCGCCAACATGATCGGCAAGATGACCGCGATGCTGCTCGCCGACCGGGACCGCTGGGAGCAGCTGCTGGCCGAGCCGGCGCTGGTGCGGTCGGCGGTGGAGGAGGCGTTGCGGTTCGACGCGAACCCGGGTTTCGGGATGCCGCGCTACCTCACCGAGGAGATCGAGGTCAGCGGCACGAAGCTGCCGCCCGGTACGACGGTGATCAGCAGCATGGCGGCGGCGAACCGGGACGAGGAGGCGTTCGACAACGCCGGGGACATGGACCTGCGGCGTACGCCGAACCCGCACCTCGCTTTCGGCGCCGGCCCGCATTCGTGCATCGGGCAGGCGCTGGCGCGTACCGAATTGCAGACCGCCCTGAATGTCCTTCTAAACCGCCTGCCCGGCCTGCGCCTGGACGGTTCTCCGGAGGAGCTGCCGCGCCGCGAGGGCCTGATCATCGGCGGCCTGGAACGTTTGATGGTCCGGTGGTGA
- a CDS encoding ferredoxin: protein MHVSADQDKCCGAGQCVLLAPEVFDQREEDGIVTVLDPEPPGQLHDVAREAAAVCPTSAISIRE from the coding sequence ATGCACGTCAGCGCCGACCAGGACAAATGCTGCGGCGCCGGGCAGTGCGTCCTGCTCGCGCCGGAGGTCTTCGACCAGCGCGAGGAGGACGGCATCGTGACCGTGCTCGACCCGGAGCCGCCCGGGCAGTTGCACGACGTCGCGCGGGAGGCCGCGGCCGTGTGCCCGACGAGCGCGATC